The Streptomyces sp. HSG2 genome has a segment encoding these proteins:
- a CDS encoding sugar kinase, with protein MEDRRHVIRRRALTLLTIVLLIGIPAGYLVISAAQSRDSGRDKARKYSATGMTEGWPSKLQRRLYQVPLPHPAERVSYYETNNWKTSRLYVRFETSEIGLDAFLASIGAERRDLRPDDVPVSDRAQRVTGWDFEETGSWWGLSDTREDPAPSRDVVVDLAVAGRPMVYVVSRTTP; from the coding sequence GTGGAGGACCGGCGCCACGTCATCCGCCGGAGGGCCCTGACCCTCCTCACGATCGTCCTGTTGATCGGCATCCCTGCCGGCTATCTCGTGATCTCCGCAGCGCAGAGCCGAGACAGCGGCCGGGACAAGGCACGGAAGTACTCCGCCACCGGGATGACCGAAGGCTGGCCGTCCAAACTGCAACGGCGTCTCTACCAGGTGCCGTTGCCCCACCCGGCGGAGAGGGTCTCCTACTACGAGACCAACAACTGGAAGACCAGCCGTCTCTACGTGCGCTTCGAGACGAGCGAGATCGGCCTCGACGCCTTCCTGGCGAGCATCGGCGCGGAACGCCGCGACCTGAGACCCGACGATGTCCCGGTCAGCGACCGTGCCCAGCGCGTCACCGGCTGGGACTTCGAGGAGACCGGCTCCTGGTGGGGTCTCTCCGACACGCGAGAGGACCCCGCCCCGAGTCGCGACGTGGTCGTGGACTTGGCCGTCGCGGGCCGACCCATGGTGTACGTGGTCTCCCGCACGACGCCCTGA
- a CDS encoding ROK family glucokinase yields MSTYRDLTAPIGSRRATVLRTVGTRERRSHLTAPRVPTVGIDIGGTKVMAGVVDADGNILERVRTETPDKSKSAKVVEDIIVELVLDLSDRHDVHAVGIGAAGWVDADRSRVLFAPHLSWRNEPLRDRVSGRLSVPVLVDNDANAAAWAEWRFGAGRGEEHLVMITLGTGIGGAILQDGQVKRGKYGVAGEFGHMQVVPGGHRCPCGNRGCWEQYSSGNALVREARELAAAESPVAYGVVEHVDGHVSDITGPMITELAREGDAMCVELLQDIGQWLGVGIANLAAALDPSCFVIGGGVSAAGDLLIVPARDAFKRNLTGRGYRPEARVVRAQLGPDAGMVGAADLARLVARRFRRAKRRRVERYERYERYAEARRSAREAL; encoded by the coding sequence ATGAGCACCTACCGCGACCTCACCGCCCCCATCGGCTCGCGTCGGGCCACGGTCCTGAGAACCGTGGGGACCCGAGAGCGCCGGTCCCACCTGACCGCGCCCCGCGTCCCGACGGTCGGCATCGACATCGGCGGCACCAAGGTCATGGCCGGCGTCGTCGACGCCGACGGGAACATCCTGGAACGAGTCCGCACGGAAACCCCGGACAAGTCCAAGAGCGCCAAGGTGGTCGAGGACATCATCGTCGAGCTGGTGCTGGACCTCTCCGATCGGCACGACGTGCACGCCGTGGGCATCGGGGCGGCCGGTTGGGTGGACGCCGACCGCAGTCGGGTGCTGTTCGCGCCCCACCTCTCCTGGCGCAACGAGCCCCTCCGGGACCGTGTCTCCGGACGCCTGTCCGTACCCGTCCTGGTCGACAACGACGCCAATGCCGCCGCCTGGGCCGAGTGGCGCTTCGGCGCGGGGCGCGGCGAGGAACACCTCGTCATGATCACCCTGGGAACGGGCATCGGAGGCGCCATCCTCCAGGACGGCCAGGTCAAGCGTGGCAAGTACGGCGTCGCCGGGGAGTTCGGTCACATGCAGGTGGTGCCCGGAGGGCACCGTTGCCCCTGTGGGAACCGGGGCTGTTGGGAGCAGTACAGCTCCGGGAACGCCCTGGTCCGGGAGGCGCGAGAGCTGGCCGCAGCGGAGTCACCGGTCGCCTACGGTGTCGTCGAGCACGTCGACGGACACGTCTCCGACATCACCGGTCCGATGATCACCGAGCTGGCCCGTGAGGGGGACGCCATGTGCGTGGAACTCCTCCAGGACATCGGCCAGTGGCTCGGCGTCGGGATCGCCAACCTGGCGGCGGCCCTCGACCCGTCCTGTTTCGTGATCGGAGGCGGGGTCAGCGCGGCGGGCGACCTGCTGATCGTCCCCGCCCGAGACGCCTTCAAGCGGAACCTCACCGGACGCGGCTACCGCCCCGAGGCGAGGGTCGTGCGGGCACAGTTGGGCCCCGACGCGGGCATGGTCGGCGCCGCCGACCTCGCCCGACTCGTGGCCCGCCGCTTCCGCAGAGCCAAGCGGCGCCGGGTGGAACGCTACGAGCGGTACGAACGCTACGCAGAGGCGCGCCGTTCGGCCCGGGAGGCCTTGTGA
- a CDS encoding ATP-binding cassette domain-containing protein, which yields MSDVEDSNAETEPALVSLCGVGKRFGGVRALEDVSLEVRAGEITCVLGDNGAGKSTLIKIIAGFHQHDSGTLTIEGVESRPASPREALDLGIATVYQDLAVVPLMPVWRNFFLGSEPRKGVGPFRRLDVDFMRRTTRAQLLRLGIDLRDVDQPIGTLSGGERQCVAIARAVYFGAKVLILDEPTAALGVKQSGMVLKYVAAARDEGLGVVLITHNPHHAHLVGDRFVLLRRGTTVGSHAADAITLEELTREMAGGSDLDDLRHELRRHEGRAAVSPPR from the coding sequence ATGTCGGACGTCGAGGACTCCAACGCCGAGACGGAACCCGCACTGGTGTCGTTGTGCGGCGTGGGCAAGCGCTTCGGGGGTGTCCGCGCCCTGGAGGACGTCTCGCTGGAGGTACGCGCCGGCGAGATCACCTGCGTCCTCGGCGACAACGGCGCGGGCAAGTCCACCCTCATCAAGATCATCGCCGGGTTTCATCAGCACGACTCGGGCACGCTGACGATCGAGGGCGTCGAGTCCCGGCCGGCCTCCCCCAGGGAGGCCTTGGACCTCGGCATCGCCACCGTCTACCAGGATCTCGCCGTCGTCCCCCTGATGCCTGTCTGGCGGAACTTCTTCCTGGGCTCCGAACCCCGCAAGGGGGTCGGCCCGTTCCGGCGCCTGGACGTCGACTTCATGCGGCGCACCACGCGTGCCCAGCTCCTGCGCCTGGGCATCGACCTGCGCGATGTGGATCAACCCATCGGCACGCTCTCCGGGGGCGAGCGTCAGTGCGTGGCCATCGCCCGTGCGGTGTATTTCGGTGCCAAGGTGTTGATCCTGGACGAGCCCACCGCGGCCCTCGGCGTGAAACAGTCCGGGATGGTGCTGAAGTACGTGGCGGCGGCTCGGGACGAGGGCCTGGGCGTGGTGTTGATCACGCACAACCCGCACCACGCCCATCTGGTCGGAGACCGCTTCGTGCTGCTCAGGCGCGGCACGACGGTGGGTAGCCACGCCGCGGACGCCATCACGTTGGAGGAGTTGACTCGCGAGATGGCCGGCGGAAGCGACCTGGACGACCTGCGCCACGAACTCCGCCGACACGAGGGCCGAGCCGCCGTGTCGCCGCCCCGCTGA